One Limimonas halophila genomic window carries:
- a CDS encoding AAA family ATPase, with amino-acid sequence MSLAKLKPVPEEPGDAGEAFAAFVADDASAQAANAVARQRGWDTGEVRHGDLSAALRQLGIVPPAAVTVVDLDDATATERTLSAVRDLAAATRLVTLGTHNDVELYRRVVDAGAADYLVKPVDAETLADAVARAEQQVSGTHAQAPAQRGRCIAVTGARGGAGTTTVAASLAWLIAETHARSVGLLDLDLQFGNMALSFDVEPGSGLREAVEDPERVDEIFIDRTAVSLGDHLDLLAAEESLDDVPAPGEHAVARLLATLRERYNVTLVDLPRALVAEQPDGLEQISDLVIVSDLSLVGLRDTNRLLRFLSHQPGVPQLHVVANRAGRGSKGQVAVTEFQRELETGLTRTVSFEPEVAAKAEMAGKPLPAAAAKSRAGRDLHRLMADLTAPAASRRRGLLARLLGG; translated from the coding sequence ATGAGCCTGGCGAAGCTCAAGCCGGTTCCCGAGGAGCCGGGCGACGCCGGCGAAGCCTTCGCCGCCTTCGTCGCCGACGACGCCAGCGCGCAGGCGGCCAACGCCGTGGCGCGTCAACGCGGCTGGGACACGGGCGAGGTGCGCCACGGCGATCTCTCCGCCGCGCTGCGCCAGCTCGGCATCGTGCCGCCCGCGGCCGTGACGGTCGTGGACCTGGACGACGCGACGGCCACGGAGCGCACGCTCAGCGCCGTCCGCGATCTTGCCGCCGCCACCCGGCTCGTGACCCTGGGCACGCACAACGACGTCGAGCTGTATCGCCGCGTCGTGGACGCCGGGGCGGCGGACTATCTGGTCAAGCCGGTGGACGCCGAGACCCTGGCCGACGCGGTGGCGCGCGCCGAACAACAGGTCAGCGGCACGCACGCCCAGGCCCCGGCCCAGCGCGGGCGCTGCATCGCGGTCACGGGCGCGCGCGGGGGCGCCGGCACGACCACGGTGGCGGCGAGCCTGGCGTGGCTGATCGCGGAAACGCACGCCCGCTCCGTCGGCTTGCTCGACCTGGACCTGCAGTTCGGCAACATGGCGCTGTCCTTCGACGTCGAGCCCGGCTCGGGCCTGCGCGAAGCCGTCGAGGACCCCGAGCGCGTGGATGAAATCTTCATCGACCGCACGGCGGTCAGCCTGGGCGACCACCTGGACCTGCTCGCGGCGGAGGAGTCGCTGGACGATGTGCCGGCGCCCGGCGAGCACGCCGTCGCCCGGCTGCTGGCGACCCTGCGCGAGCGCTACAACGTCACCCTGGTGGACCTGCCGCGCGCCCTCGTGGCCGAACAGCCCGACGGCCTGGAGCAGATCAGCGACCTCGTGATCGTCAGCGATCTCTCGCTGGTGGGGCTGCGCGACACCAACCGCCTGCTGCGGTTCTTGAGCCACCAGCCGGGTGTGCCGCAGCTGCACGTGGTCGCCAACCGCGCGGGGCGCGGGTCGAAAGGGCAGGTCGCGGTCACCGAGTTCCAGCGCGAGTTGGAAACCGGCCTGACGCGCACCGTCAGCTTCGAGCCCGAGGTGGCTGCCAAGGCGGAAATGGCCGGCAAGCCGCTGCCCGCCGCCGCGGCCAAGAGCCGGGCTGGGCGCGACCTCCACCGCCTGATGGCGGATCTCACCGCGCCCGCGGCATCCCGGCGGCGCGGGCTGCTGGCCCGGCTGCTCGGCGGCTGA